Sequence from the Egibacter rhizosphaerae genome:
CGGGGTGCGCCACGCCGCCGAGCAGTCGCGGCAGCGATAGCCGGTGGTGCCACCCGGGTCGGGTGGCTGTCCGAACGTTGCGTGTCCGTGCATCACCAGTCCTTCGCGTAGCCGAGCCAGGTCGGCGCTTCGTCGGGGTCGTCGGGGTCGGTGTACAGGTCCTCGTGCTCGATCGGGTCGTATTCGTCGCGCGCGCCGGGCGGCCACGTCTCGGGGTCGCCGGGGCCCGGCATGGTCTGCGGGTTCATGTCGAATAGGCGTTGGCGGCGCGGCATCGCTAACCCGCCTCCCGCTCGACGGGGTCGGCGCGGTGCGCCGCGTGCAGGCGCACCAGGTCGGCGGGCGCGCCGAGCAGTGCGCCGACTCGCTCGGCGGAGCCGGAGATCACCACTCGCGTGTCGCCCTCGAAGAATCGGACGAACACGGTTCCGTCGGATTCGGTTTGGACTTCGGGCTCGTCCGCTTCTCCCGCGAAGATGTGCGTCGAGTTGTGCGGCATCGCTGATCCCTCCCTCTTGGGCTAGTGGGGGTACTGCATGCGCTTGCGGGCCTGCTCGTTGAGGTAGTCGGCGAGCGGTTCGAGGGGCACTCGGACCGCGCCGCCGAGGTCGACGCTGGGGATCTCTCCGTTCTTGATGAGCTTGCGGATGTGGCTGTCGGAGATGCCGAGGCGTTCGGCGGCGTCGGTGATCTTGATGGCCCACTCCCCGCCGCTTGTTGGTGGGAACGGGTCGGCGGGGAGTGGGTGGTCCGCCTCACTGGGGTTGTGGGGGTTGGTGAGGCGGAGTTCGATGACGATGCGTTGTTCGGTGTTGGTGGTGGGGGTGGGGAGTGAGACGACGTTGTCGGCGGTCATGGCGTCTTCTCCCCGTCGAGCGCGGCGCGGAGGAGGGTCATTAGTCGTCACCCCCGTCGTCGCCCAACTCCGACCGGGCGGCGGCGACACGGCACGGAGACTCCACGTAGTGCGCCTGGCAGCGCCCGTTGTGGTCGTACCTGCATTGGGGATCGTCCATCTCAAGGAGCGCGCGCAGGTGGCGCTCCAATCGAGCGGCGCGGTCGCGGTGGAAGTCCTCAAACCAGCGGGCGTTCTCTACGGCGTCGTCGGGGGCGGTCACCGGTCACCCCCGAACAACGTCGGCTCACACTCCGCAACCGTCGTCAACCGCAACCACTGGTGACACCGACCACACCGCCAAAACGTCACATGACCGAGATCCGGCGCGAACCCGGCGCCCTCACGCACCATCGGCGCCTGGTGGCACTCGGGCGGCGGATCGTTCGGCGACCGAGTGCCGGTGCGACGGATGCGCGGCAGCCGCGGCCTCATGACCCACCCCCGAGCGGGTCGGACAGCGACCCCGAACCCACCACCGGCGGGTCGTCGTCGCGCGGCACCGCGTCCCGCAACCCCTGATCCGTGTCGAGCCGGTTGTCCTCGTAGGCGAACAGCTCGTAGACGTTGACGCCGAGGACGTTGGCGATCGCGATGCGCCGCTTGTCGACGGGCGCGTACTCGCCGGCTTCGATCTCCGACAAGACCTGCTGCGAGAACGGCTCGCCGAGTTCTTCGGCGACGAGGGGGGCCATCTTGCGTTGCGAGAGGCCCTTGCGGAGTCGGCACCGGTGGATGCGGGTGCCCCATACGGCGGGGTAGTCCATTGGGTTCCCTCGTGCGACAGGCGGAATCGCTAACAGGTCCACACCGTAGCTTCACAGGGTAGCCCTGTCAAGAGGTGTCCCGCCGCACACGTTTGGCCGCGTCGACCGGTCGCCGGGGGGATGCGCGGGTCGCCGGGATGCGTCACACTCCCCCTACAGGGACACCCTGTCACGTAGGCGGGAGCGAAAGGGAGAACACCAAGTGGCGACACTCGACCCGAAACAGATGGGCGACCACATCAAGCGCGCCCGAACCAAGAAGGAATGGTCACAAGACGCCCTCGCGCAACGCGTCGGCGTGACCCAGCAAACCATCCACGACTGGGAAAGCGGCGCCCACTCGCCGCGCCTCACCCACCTCACCGCGATCTCGAACGCGCTCGACGTCAGCCTCGACGAGCTGGTCTACGGCGAGATCGACGCCGCTGCCCGCCGCGACCGCGAACTCGCCGAAGTCGTCACCGCCATGAACGACCTCAAAGAGCGCGTCGAACGTCTCGGCGGAGAGCCGTGAGATGCGCGTCCAGCAGCCTCGTGTCCTCAGCGACCTCGGCGACCTCGCCGGACACGTCCTCGCCCGCCGCCGCCCGCCGTTCCAGCTCGCCCGCACGCGCCGCCAGGTAGTCGACCGCGGCTCGGATCTCGTCAACGCCCATCCCCGCTCCCTTCGCAATGCCTCAACCACACGAGTCATTCGTAGCCAAACAGGACTAGCCCGTGAAGTCGAGAGGGTGATCCAGATTGTCTAGACGCAGAGTGGCCGGATCGGGCTCTCTGTATCAGCGCGGAGACGGCCGGTGGGTCGGCCAAGTGTCGGTCGGCGGCAGAGGCAGCCGGCAGCGCCTCACGGTCTACGGCGCGACCGAGGCGGAGGCGGAACGCAAGCTCACCGACGAGCGCCTGCGCGCCGAACGCGGCGCGCCGCCCGACGCGGCGCGCCAGACGGTCGCCCAGTATCTGCACTGGTGGCTGCACACCGACCTCGCCGGTCAGGTCGCCCGCGGTGACATCGCGGCGGGCACGTGGCGCTACTACGAGGGCCGCGCGCGCCTGTACATCACCCCGGAGGTCGGCGAGGTGCCGCTGCGCAAGCTCGCGCCGCAACACGTCGCGCATCTGCTCGCCGCGCCGAGGCTCGCGCACCTGGGGCAGCGCAGCCGATTCCAGGTGTACGCGACGCTGCGGGCCGCCTTGTCGCGCGCGGAACGGCTCGACCTCGTCGACCGCAATCCCGCCGACCGCGTCGAGCCGCCGAAGGTGCGCCGCGAACGCGTGCGCGCGCTCACCGAAGCGGAGGCGCGCGCGATCTTGGATGCGGTCAGCGGCCATCGTCTCGAAAGCCTCGTGCGCGTCGGCCTGTCCACCGGTCTGCGGCCCGGTGAGATCGGAGGTCTCGACTGGAACGACGTCGACCTTGAGTCGGGCACGCTGCATGTGCGGTGGACGCTCACCCGCGGGCACGAGGCGGTCGACGCGCAGCCCTACGGGCGACAAGGGTCGCGGCGAGGCCGCAAACCGGTGAAGACGGAGGGCAGCGCCGCGCCGGTGCCGCTGACCTCGACGCTGGTGGATGTGCTGCGTCGTCACCGGGTCGCGCAGGCCGAGGAACGGCTCGCGTCGCAGCGGTGGCGCGAGCCGCCGTGGCCGCTGGTGTGGGCCGGCCCGGAGGGCGGCCCGATCGTTCCGTCGGAGTTGTCGGAGTGGGTCGGCGACGTGTGCGAGGCGGCGGGGGTGCGGCGCATGACGGCGCACGAGTTGTTGCGGCATGGAGCGGCGACGTTGCTGGTGGCGCAGGGCGTCGAGATGCGCGTGATCAGCGAGATCTTGCGGCACACTTCGGCGTCGACGACGTCGGACATCTACGCGCATGTGGACCGGGAGGTCGCGCGCGAGGCGGTCGGCAGGCTCGACGGGATGCTTGGGGGGCATTGATGCTCCGAACGGTGGGCGCGGGGGTCGCCGGGTTCGCGCTCGGCTGGGTCGCGGTCACGGTCGCGTATTGGATCGTGGACGTGGCGGTGGTTATGGTGGTGGGCTTCGAGTTCGGCGGGTCGCTCGCGGGGGTCTTCGGGTTCCTGTCGCTGGTCGGCGGTGTTGTGGGGGCGGTGGTGATGGTGCGGCGGTCTCGGGGGTTGCGGCGCGGGTCTCATTGGCCCCAGTAGGCGCGGGCGTAGTGCTCGGCGAGGTCGTCGCGCACCCATTCGGGTTGTTGTCTGGCGACGGTCTCGAACTGGTCGGCGGCGTTGGCGAGCCCTTGGGGGTCGGGCCATTCGGCGCGGGCCGTCTCGCCTGCTTGCTTGGCGGTCCGCGCGCATCGTTGGGTGGTGCTGTGCGGCCGGCTGGTGTTGCAGTGTTGGCAGGGCGGTGGGGGCTCGTCGTCTTTCTTGCGGCGCGCCATCACACGGCTCCCTCGACCTCGACGCGCCACAGCCCTTGTCGGCCGCGCATGGGGATCGGCTCGTCGAGCGGTTCGGGGTCGGCGAGCGTCCAGTGCCAGGCATCGGGCTCGGCGAAGCGGGAGCAGTAGCGAAGCTCCGACCAGTTCGGCCCCGTCTCGGTCAGGCAATCGTCGGCGTGGTGGCAGCCGGTGACCTTCACCGAGCCGAGCAACACGCCGCGCAGGCTGCGATCTTGGAACCGTGCCGCCTCCTTCACGGGAGACAACAGCGGCCCGACGCCGCGACGACGCGTCTCGCCGCTGATTACGCGCGCCCACTCCATGACCGCTTGCGTGCCGGCCGGGTCGTGCTGTTGCCCCGCGTGGATCCAGAGGCGGAACGGGAACGAACCGTCCGGTTCGCAGCCCTCTAGGTGGGGCCGCAGACTCCTCGCGGGAATGTGCGCCCGATCATCATGTGAGCCTGGTACCGGCTCCGCGGATCGACCGCCACACTCCCGGCACCTCGCGTACTGCGGCAGCGTGGACGGCACCGGCCACGACCTGTTCTCCACCGGCTTCACGCCAGCCATGATGAGAGACGCCCACGGCTGGCGGACAGTCAACGCCCGTTCCATCACGCGCCACCTCCGTGCAGGTCGAGCATGCGCTTGGCTTCTTCGAGGCGGCGGAACGCTTCGGGGTTGCCGCCAGCGTCGGGATGCAGCCGCTTCGCGGCCTCGCGCCACGCGTTCTCGCGCACGCCCGGCGAGGTGACCAACGAGTCCGGAAGGTCCGAACCGCTCCATCCGGAGGCCGAGGCGAGCCAGCGGGCAGCCATCTCGACCGTGGCGAACCGCGGCTCGTCGCTCTCCCCGGAGCCGAGTTCGCGGAACCCGGCGTACTGGCGGCCGGCCATCACCCCGTGCCGGTCGGCGGCGCGGAGGGCTTCCATGGAGAGGCCGATCGCGCGGACGTTGTCCTGCCAGCGCGTGTACCGGTCAGTGCTCCAGCTCAGACGGCCGTGGTCGGTGTCGGGCACCACGACGGTCACGCCCGGGTGGTCCGTCTGAGCTTTCGCCCGGGGCCACCCGTCGATGCGGAGCTGCGTGTCGTCGAGGGCGAGCTGGAACACCAGGTCGCGGCCGCCGATCATGCGGGCCTCGCGCCCGAGCAGTTCCTGCGTGGCGGTCCAGCCCGCGGAAAAGGGAGCGCGGCGGCGCTGGCCGGGTTCGCGGAGCTGGCCGGGCCAGTTGGTGAGGGGGCGGCAGACGATCCTCACGTGTCCCTCCTGTGCTGGCTGGCGTGCTCGCAGGTCGCGAAGTGCGACGTGTACAGACTCGGGGTGTCGTCGGCGCGCGCGGCGGCGTTGTCCGCGTACACGTCAG
This genomic interval carries:
- a CDS encoding helix-turn-helix domain-containing protein gives rise to the protein MTADNVVSLPTPTTNTEQRIVIELRLTNPHNPSEADHPLPADPFPPTSGGEWAIKITDAAERLGISDSHIRKLIKNGEIPSVDLGGAVRVPLEPLADYLNEQARKRMQYPH
- a CDS encoding helix-turn-helix transcriptional regulator, coding for MDYPAVWGTRIHRCRLRKGLSQRKMAPLVAEELGEPFSQQVLSEIEAGEYAPVDKRRIAIANVLGVNVYELFAYEDNRLDTDQGLRDAVPRDDDPPVVGSGSLSDPLGGGS
- a CDS encoding helix-turn-helix transcriptional regulator, whose translation is MATLDPKQMGDHIKRARTKKEWSQDALAQRVGVTQQTIHDWESGAHSPRLTHLTAISNALDVSLDELVYGEIDAAARRDRELAEVVTAMNDLKERVERLGGEP
- a CDS encoding tyrosine-type recombinase/integrase; this encodes MSVGGRGSRQRLTVYGATEAEAERKLTDERLRAERGAPPDAARQTVAQYLHWWLHTDLAGQVARGDIAAGTWRYYEGRARLYITPEVGEVPLRKLAPQHVAHLLAAPRLAHLGQRSRFQVYATLRAALSRAERLDLVDRNPADRVEPPKVRRERVRALTEAEARAILDAVSGHRLESLVRVGLSTGLRPGEIGGLDWNDVDLESGTLHVRWTLTRGHEAVDAQPYGRQGSRRGRKPVKTEGSAAPVPLTSTLVDVLRRHRVAQAEERLASQRWREPPWPLVWAGPEGGPIVPSELSEWVGDVCEAAGVRRMTAHELLRHGAATLLVAQGVEMRVISEILRHTSASTTSDIYAHVDREVAREAVGRLDGMLGGH
- a CDS encoding molecular chaperone DnaJ — translated: MRIVCRPLTNWPGQLREPGQRRRAPFSAGWTATQELLGREARMIGGRDLVFQLALDDTQLRIDGWPRAKAQTDHPGVTVVVPDTDHGRLSWSTDRYTRWQDNVRAIGLSMEALRAADRHGVMAGRQYAGFRELGSGESDEPRFATVEMAARWLASASGWSGSDLPDSLVTSPGVRENAWREAAKRLHPDAGGNPEAFRRLEEAKRMLDLHGGGA